In one window of Pagrus major chromosome 12, Pma_NU_1.0 DNA:
- the LOC141005784 gene encoding polypyrimidine tract-binding protein 3-like, which translates to MSTSNLSTVDGTDRLCVSERAQCVPSRVLHLRQLPADVSEQEVLALALPFGRVSKLITLKAKNQGFLEMASEEAAVTMVNYYTSAPPTIRNQPIFIQYSTHRELKTDNLTNQRVALQAISAAAVHSGNMASGGEGRGLAPGQSPVLRIIVENLFYPVTLEVLQQIFSKFGSVLKIITFTRNNQFQALLQFSDAVHAQHAKASLDGQNIYNGCCTLRIDFSKLSALNVKYNNDKSRDFTRADLPTGELDPAAAFSVALPPYGASAFPPTFHQHSGLSMAAVPGSLVSPPRVSMQVAPPAVHSVLLVSNLNPETVSPHCLFILFGVYGDVQRVKILFNKKENALVQMSDGTQAQLAMSHLNGQRLHGNMIRVMLSKHPVVQLPRGGAGQEEQALTQDFSGSALHRFKKPGSKNFNNIFPPSATLHLSNIPSAVSEDDLKDVFSSSGFTVKAFKFFQKDRKMALMQLASVEEAIEALIALHDHQLDHNQHLRVSFSKSTI; encoded by the exons ATGAGCACCTCCAACCTGTCCACAG TGGATGGCACTGATAGGCTGTGTGTTTCTGAGCGTGCTCAGTGCGTCCCATCTCGAGTCCTTCACCTGCGTCAGCTTCCTGCTGACGTCTCTGAACAGGAAGTGCTCGCTCTAGCACTTCCTTTCGGCCGAGTTAGTAAGCTGATCACGCTGAAGGCCAAAAACCAG GGATTTTTAGAAATGGCGTCGGAGGAAGCGGCTGTTACCATGGTGAACTACTACACTTCAGCCCCGCCCACCATCAGGAACCAGCCAATCTTCATTCAGTACTCCACCCACCGCGAGCTCAAGACCGACAACCTGACCAATCAG AGAGTGGCGCTGCAGGCcatcagtgcagcagcagtgcattctgggaacATGGCGTCCGGAGGAGAGGGTCGTGGCTTAGCTCCGGGTCAGAGTCCCGTCCTGAGAATCATCGTGGAGAATTTATTTTACCCGGTGACGCTGGAGGTCCTGCAGCAG ATCTTCAGTAAGTTCGGCTCCGTGTTGAAAATCATCACGTTCACCAGAAACAACCAGTTTCAGGCTCTGCTGCAGTTCAGTGACGCTGTGCACGCTCAGCACGCCAAGGCT TCTCTGGACGGTCAGAACATCTATAACGGCTGCTGCACGCTGAGGATCGACTTCTCCAAACTGAGCGCGCTCAATGTGAAGTACAACAACGACAAGAGCCGCGACTTCACCAGAGCCGACCTGCCGACAGGAGAGCTGGACCCCGCCGCCGCCTTCA gtgtAGCTCTCCCTCCATACGGGGCGTCAGCTTTCCCACCGACCTTCCACCAACACTCAG GCCTGTCGATGGCGGCCGTCCCCGGCTCGTTGGTGTCTCCTCCTCGCGTCTCCATGCAGGTGGCACCTCCTGCTGTCCACTCTGTGCTGCTGGTGTCCAACCTGAAcccagag aCCGTCTCACCTCACTGCCTCTTCATCCTGTTCG gtgtgtaCGGGGACGTTCAGAGAGTGAAAATCCTCTTCAACAAGAAGGAAAACGCTCTGGTCCAGATGAGCGACGGCACGCAGGCTCAGCTCG CGATGAGTCACCTGAACGGTCAGCGTCTCCATGGTAACATGATTCGGGTGATGCTGTCCAAACACCCAGTGGTGCAGCTGCCCCGCGGGGGGGCGGGGCAAGAAGAACAGGCGCTGACTCAGGACTTCTCAGGCTCCGCCCTCCACCGCTTCAAAAAACCCGGATCCAAAAATTTTAACAACATCTTCCCCCCGTCAGCGACGCTGCACCTGTCCAACATCCC CTCGGCGGTCAGCGAGGACGACCTGAAGGACGTCTTCTCCTCCAGCGGCTTCACAGTCAAAGCCTTCAAGTTCTTCCA GAAGGACAGGAAgatggctctgatgcagctggCGTCGGTGGAGGAGGCCATCGAGGCTCTGATCGCTCTGCACGACCACCAGCTGGACCACAACCAGCACCTCCGAGtctccttctccaagtccaccatCTGA
- the hsdl2 gene encoding hydroxysteroid dehydrogenase-like protein 2 — protein sequence MLQNTGKLAGLTLFITGGSRGIGKAIALKAARDGANVIIAAKTAVPHPKLPGTIYTAAQEVEAAGGKALACVVDIRDEQQIGEAVQKAVDKFGGIDILVNNASAISLTGTLETPMKKVDLMLGINLRGTYLTSKLVIPHLLKSRSPHILNLSPPLNLNPVWFKNHTAYTMAKYGMSMCVLGMAEEFRGQIAVNALWPRTAIQTAAMDMLGGDGIGKQCRTADIMADAAYAILSRPKDYTGHFVVDEDILKEEGVQDFDQYAVQPGHPLLPDFFLDDAPETLVKKMEQHGATPAFKPPSSSAAPPSSSGPIESTFDVIRAVINEDVVKTTQGVYQFDLSGEHGGVWFLDLKSGSGSAGQGQPPVKADVVMTLDSNDFTKMFAGKLKPTLAFMSGKLRIKGDMTLAIKLEKLMSRMNKAKL from the exons ATGCTGCAGAACACCGG GAAGTTAGCCGGCCTCACGCTCTTCATCACCGGAGGGAGTCGAGGGATCGGTAAAGCCATCGCTCTGAAAGCTGCCAGAGATGGAGCCAATGTCATCATCGCTGCCAAGACCGCCGTGCCCCACCCCAAACTACCAGGAACCATCTATACAGCCGCTCAGGAGG TGGAGGCGGCAGGCGGGAAAGCGTTGGCCTGTGTGGTAGACATCCGCGATGAGCAGCAGATCGGAGAAGCTGTTCAGAAAGCTGTCGACAAGTTCGGAG GAATCGACATCCTGGTGAACAACGCGAGCGCCATCAGTCTGACGGGAACTCTGGAGACGCCGATGAAGAAGGTCGACCTGATGTTAGGAATCAACCTGAGAGGAACCTACCTGAC gTCTAAGCTGGTCATCCCTCACCTGCTGAAGAGTCGCAGTCCTCACATCCTGAACCTGTCGCCGCCGCTCAACCTCAACCCCGTCTGGTTCAAGAACCACACAG CGTACACGATGGCGAAGTACGGCATGTCCATGTGCGTCCTGGGAATGGCCGAAGAGTTCAGAGGTCAAATTGCGGTCAACGCCCTCTGGCCTCGAACCG CGATCCAGACAGCAGCGATGGACATGTTGGGCGGAGACGGCATCGGGAAACAGTGTCGTACGGCCGACATCATGGCGGACGCCGCCTACGCCATCCTGTCCCGACCGAAGGACTACACGGGTCACTTCGTGGTGGATGAGGACATCCTGAAGGAGGAGGGAGTCCAAGACTTCGATCAGTACGCCGTCCAACCGG GTCACCCCCTGCTGCCAGACTTCTTCCTGGACGATGCACCTGAGACCCTGGTCAAGAAGATGGAGCAGCACG GGGCAACCCCAGCCTTCAAgccaccatcatcatcagcgGCTCCGCCTTCCTCCAGTGGACCAATAGAGAGCACGTTTGATGTCATCAGAGCAGTCATCAATGAAGACGTCGTCAAGACGACACAGGGCGTTTATCAGTTCGACCTATCAG GAGAACACGGGGGGGTGTGGTTTCTGGACTTGAAGAGCGGCTCTGGCAGCGCGGGTCAGGGCCAGCCACCCGTCAAAGCCGATGTCGTCATGACACTGGATTCCAACGACTTCACCAAGATGTTCGCAG GGAAGCTGAAGCCAACGCTGGCCTTCATGTCCGGGAAGCTGCGGATCAAAGGCGACATGACGCTCGCCATCAAACTGGAGAAACTGATGAGCCGCATGAACAAGGCCAAACTGTGA